A section of the Aneurinibacillus migulanus genome encodes:
- a CDS encoding acetyl-CoA carboxylase carboxyltransferase subunit alpha — MAAELPFEKPLLELDAKIEELRKFTQEKHIDFTDEIIKLEARAKSLAQEIYGNLTPWQRVMLARHPERPTTLDLIGELFTDFIELHGDRFYGEDAAIVGGIAKFNGQPVTVVGHQKGRDTKENIARNFGSPHPEGFRKALRLMQQADKFNRPIICFINTQGAYPGKAAEERGQSEAIARNLREMASFGVPILCVVTGEGGSGGALALGVGNRLLMMENAFYSVISPEGAASILWKDSSQAQRAAESMKITANDLHELGVVDEIVPEPIGGAHRHLKETAASLHAVLTRHLAELKDMSRKELIDDRYEKYKSIGQYAALTESI, encoded by the coding sequence ATGGCCGCAGAATTACCATTTGAGAAGCCGCTTCTGGAATTGGACGCGAAAATTGAAGAGCTGCGCAAGTTTACTCAAGAGAAGCATATCGATTTCACGGATGAGATTATAAAATTAGAGGCAAGAGCTAAGTCGCTGGCTCAGGAGATATATGGAAACCTGACTCCATGGCAGCGAGTAATGCTGGCTCGGCACCCGGAACGTCCTACTACGCTTGATTTAATCGGCGAGCTATTTACCGATTTCATCGAGCTGCATGGGGACCGTTTTTATGGTGAAGATGCTGCAATTGTCGGTGGGATTGCTAAATTTAACGGACAGCCGGTTACGGTAGTAGGACACCAGAAGGGCCGGGACACAAAAGAGAACATCGCGCGTAACTTTGGCAGCCCTCATCCGGAAGGTTTTCGAAAGGCGTTGCGTTTGATGCAGCAAGCGGACAAGTTTAACCGTCCGATAATTTGTTTCATCAATACGCAGGGGGCATATCCTGGAAAGGCAGCGGAAGAGCGTGGGCAAAGCGAAGCAATTGCCCGCAATCTGCGTGAGATGGCCTCATTCGGGGTACCGATACTATGTGTCGTAACCGGAGAAGGTGGCAGCGGCGGCGCGCTAGCGCTCGGTGTGGGCAATCGTCTGTTGATGATGGAAAATGCTTTTTACTCTGTTATTTCACCGGAAGGGGCGGCATCGATCCTGTGGAAGGATTCGTCCCAGGCACAACGTGCTGCCGAGTCGATGAAAATCACAGCAAACGATTTGCATGAATTAGGCGTAGTGGATGAGATCGTACCTGAGCCGATTGGTGGCGCGCATCGCCATCTCAAGGAAACGGCAGCTTCACTTCATGCAGTGCTGACCCGGCATTTGGCTGAATTGAAAGACATGAGCCGGAAGGAACTAATCGACGATCGCTATGAGAAGTACAAGTCGATAGGACAGTATGCAGCTCTCACAGAATCTATCTAG